One window of the Salvia splendens isolate huo1 chromosome 1, SspV2, whole genome shotgun sequence genome contains the following:
- the LOC121809232 gene encoding putative lipid-binding protein At4g00165 produces the protein MAGGLKLKPVAAAIIILNILFSNCVSFCCATCPPTPKPVPLPPSPTPAKCPRDILKFGVCGDWLGLLHEVIGTEPSRECCAVLEGIADLEAALCLCTAIKGNVLGLLKFKVSVAISLVFNSCGKKVPEGFSC, from the coding sequence ATGGCAGGAGGTCTGAAACTGAAACCAGTTGCTGCTGCTATCATCATACTCAACATACTATTTTCCAACTGTGTTTCATTCTGTTGCGCGACATGCCCTCCGACCCCAAAACCAGTTCCGTTGCCGCCCTCCCCAACACCAGCTAAGTGCCCCAGAGACATCCTTAAGTTTGGTGTCTGTGGGGACTGGCTGGGGCTTCTCCACGAGGTTATCGGGACGGAGCCTAGCAGAGAGTGCTGCGCAGTCTTGGAGGGCATCGCTGATCTCGAAGCAGCATTGTGTCTGTGCACTGCAATCAAGGGGAATGTGTTAGGCCTTCTGAAATTTAAAGTGTCAGTTGCCATAAGTCTGGTGTTCAACTCCTGTGGGAAGAAGGTGCCAGAAGGCTTTTCCTGCTGA
- the LOC121809217 gene encoding vesicle-associated protein 1-3-like isoform X2 gives MTMGELLRIQPSELKFPFEVRKQSSCALQLANRTDQYVAFKVKTTNPKRYSVRPNVGVVLPCSVCNITVTMQAHKEAPPDMQCRDKFLVQSVIVPNGTTTKDINQEMFNREGEKFVDEFRLRVIFIPANPPSPVPEEDEELSSPGTSSAEDEIKNSSLSEPERSAVLKLKDEKASVNIQNDKLLGELESMRKQTGQGRFGSVFILIVGLILGILVGYFLRIQVPTLQ, from the exons ATGACAATGGGAGAGCTTCTCCGTATTCAGCCTTCAGAGCTAAAATTCCCAT TTGAAGTGAGGAAGCAGAGTTCATGTGCTCTGCAGTTGGCTAATAGGACAGATCAGTATGTGGCGTTTAAG GTTAAGACAACCAATCCAAAAAGGTATTCCGTTCGGCCGAATGTTGGTGTTGTTTTGCCCTGTTCTGTGTGCAATATCACAG TTACTATGCAAGCACATAAGGAGGCTCCCCCTGATATGCAATGTAGGGATAAGTTTCTAGTTCAGAGCGTTATTGTTCCGAATGGCACAACAACTAAGGATATAAACCAGGAAATG TTCAACAGGGAGGGTGAAAAGTTTGTCGATGAGTTCAGATTAAGGGTCATTTTCATTCCTGCAAACCCTCCCTCCCCAGTACccgaagaagatgaagaattgAGTTCACCTGGAACATCTTCAGCTGaggatgaaataaaaaattcttcATTGTCTGAACCT GAACGGTCTGCTGTCCTAAAGTTGAAAGACGAGAAAGCTTCTGTTAATATACAAAATGATAAGCTCCTCGGCGAATTG GAATCCATGAGGAAACAAACTGGACAAGGGAGATTTGGATCCGTTTTCATACTTATAGTTGGGCTAATTCTCGGAATATTGGTGGGATACTTTCTCAGGATACAAGTGCCTACACTGCAGTAA
- the LOC121809217 gene encoding vesicle-associated protein 1-3-like isoform X1, translating into MTMGELLRIQPSELKFPFEVRKQSSCALQLANRTDQYVAFKVKTTNPKRYSVRPNVGVVLPCSVCNITGEKPYDQSKHSLILLSLIVFFFCGFVFLVTMQAHKEAPPDMQCRDKFLVQSVIVPNGTTTKDINQEMFNREGEKFVDEFRLRVIFIPANPPSPVPEEDEELSSPGTSSAEDEIKNSSLSEPERSAVLKLKDEKASVNIQNDKLLGELESMRKQTGQGRFGSVFILIVGLILGILVGYFLRIQVPTLQ; encoded by the exons ATGACAATGGGAGAGCTTCTCCGTATTCAGCCTTCAGAGCTAAAATTCCCAT TTGAAGTGAGGAAGCAGAGTTCATGTGCTCTGCAGTTGGCTAATAGGACAGATCAGTATGTGGCGTTTAAG GTTAAGACAACCAATCCAAAAAGGTATTCCGTTCGGCCGAATGTTGGTGTTGTTTTGCCCTGTTCTGTGTGCAATATCACAGGTGAAAAGCCCTATGATCAATCTAAacattctcttattttattgtctttaattgttttcttcttttgtgGTTTTGTGTTTTTAGTTACTATGCAAGCACATAAGGAGGCTCCCCCTGATATGCAATGTAGGGATAAGTTTCTAGTTCAGAGCGTTATTGTTCCGAATGGCACAACAACTAAGGATATAAACCAGGAAATG TTCAACAGGGAGGGTGAAAAGTTTGTCGATGAGTTCAGATTAAGGGTCATTTTCATTCCTGCAAACCCTCCCTCCCCAGTACccgaagaagatgaagaattgAGTTCACCTGGAACATCTTCAGCTGaggatgaaataaaaaattcttcATTGTCTGAACCT GAACGGTCTGCTGTCCTAAAGTTGAAAGACGAGAAAGCTTCTGTTAATATACAAAATGATAAGCTCCTCGGCGAATTG GAATCCATGAGGAAACAAACTGGACAAGGGAGATTTGGATCCGTTTTCATACTTATAGTTGGGCTAATTCTCGGAATATTGGTGGGATACTTTCTCAGGATACAAGTGCCTACACTGCAGTAA
- the LOC121804595 gene encoding protein RGF1 INDUCIBLE TRANSCRIPTION FACTOR 1-like: protein MRYTTLYLQLCVVGCCAPMAPRSLVGEVLQLLHNSPPCQEEHLLLGLLPRNLPSLSAASSLPPPLADKKAYTNNGAKVVFLKQRPLNRPPRASGSICVGCDRNLPEAALFCSISCKLDETGGKLCIHVPNSEFLVLPLEEGQMTPDSVLSMRTDSGSSSGGLAGCMYLDSTATTEAVKGKRSVVPSRFGPGCRPASEYNRRKGTPHRSPLH from the exons ATGAGATATACTACTCTCTATCTTCAACTTTGTGTAGTTGGATGCTGCGCCCCAATGGCTCCTCGCTCTCTTGTCGGAGAAGTTCTTCAATTGCTGCATAATTCACCACCATGTCAAGAAGAACATCTTCTGCTTGGATTGCTCCCTCGGAATTTGCCCTCATTGTCTGCCGCTTCATCCCTCCCACCGCCTCTTGcag ATAAGAAG GCATACACCAACAATGGCGCAAAAGTAGTTTTCCTGAAACAGAGGCCGCTGAATCGGCCGCCGCGAGCCTCCGGCAGCATCTGCGTCGGCTGCGACAGAAACCTGCCGGAAGCAGCTCTATTCTGCTCCATCTCTTGCAAG CTGGATGAAACTGGTGGCAAACTGTGTATACATGTTCCCAACTCTGAGTTTCTGGTTTTGCCTTTGGAGGAAGGTCAAATGACGCCTGACTCAGTTCTGTCGATGCGGACCGACTCTGGTTCCAGCAGTGGCGGTTTGGCGGGCTGTATGTATCTGGACTCTACAGCTACGACGGAGGCCGTAAAAGGGAAACGGAGCGTCGTCCCAAGTAGGTTCGGACCGGGTTGTAGGCCGGCTTCTGAGTACAACCGGAGGAAGGGTACGCCTCACCGCTCTCCGCTGCATTGA
- the LOC121757738 gene encoding uncharacterized protein LOC121757738, with the protein MDSDDEQFQQAVDLEFRNLVAAVQREAEEAEEAAAEAAVAVGRPFHHRRFFDRDHVGADRRLMEDNFNDNARYPPEVFRRRFRMSKNLFVHIATCLAQRFRCFNLRYDAIGRPGLSTFQKCTMMGETTGLQTLRQFCRGIKDIFKGGYLRKPPADDCQRLIAMHGTAHHFLGMLGSIDCMHWEWRNCPVAWKGQFTSGFKGRHPTMILEAIADYRLRIWHAYLGVAGSNNDINVLRSSHLFND; encoded by the exons atggattccgacgatgaacaatTCCAACAAGCGGTAGATCTAGAGTTCCGAAACCTTGTTGCGGCGGTGCAACGTGAAGCGGAAGAGGCAGAAGAGGCGGCGGCTGAGGCGGCGGTGGCAGTCGGCCGGCCATTCCATCATCGGCGATTTTTCGATCGTGATCATGTCGGGGCAGACCGCAGGTTGATGGAGGACAACTTCAACGACAACGCCCGTTATCCGCCAGAAGTTTTccgtcggcgattcagaatgtcgaaAAATCTCTTCGTCCATATAGCGACGTGTTTGGCGCAGCGGTTCAGGTGCTTCAACTTGCGATATGATGCCATCGGCCGACCCGGCTTGTCGACTTTCCAGAAGTGTACGATG atgggcgaAACGACTGGACTACAGACGTTGAGGCAGTTTTGCAGGGGGATCAAGGATATCTTCAAAGGGGGGTATCTACGGAAGCCACCGGCCGATGATTGCCAGAGATTGATTGCTATGCACGGGACTGCACATCATTTTCTGGGGATGTTggggagcatcgattgcatgcactgggagtggaggaactgtccAGTGGCTTGGAAGGGGCAGTTCACTTCTGGCTTCAAAGGCAGACATCCCACGATGATTTTGGAAGCCATTGCTGATTACCGCTTgcgaatctggcatgcgtatttagGTGTCgctggatcgaacaacgacatcaacgttctacgaTCGTCACACTTGTTTAATGACTAG
- the LOC121794262 gene encoding protein GRAVITROPIC IN THE LIGHT 1-like isoform X1, whose product MYRFREMAEIDGAPSSEQPPPPISDMFQKFALAFKTKTYELFAEEDDYAVVDSDCDVTLLLDSAEESIPHQKVVVIKPESDNSDAELNRALIRSLFATLSSFEASYLQFQAAHVPDIDQAALEEADKSIVSILQKLTELKNLYRESKRKGAEFSGGFVFPAASFWEFQVQENQSKLRVLETIVNTQQSQIDVKDGEAIELRKKLDRIRASNCELMRKLGLKEGGAGLGLEVMLTIRVFGAMLLDSVKSMRCFVKLLIDLMRRAGWDLKEAANSVYPGMNVNYTKKGHFRYAFLSYVCLGMFQNFDKIDFGLCNSEIISNGNGTKQIKNGATDGDAIDNLRQLIDHVSNSPMEMLSKNPKCEFSHFCGRKYEKLIHPTMESSIFSNLDRKDKVLDSWKSLSVFYESFVRTASSVWLLHKLAYSFKPVIEIFQVERGVEFSMVYMEDALGRCGLPGKSKPRVGFTVVPGFKVGRTVVQSQVYLTDLKHVELYQDL is encoded by the coding sequence ATGTATAGATTCCGAGAGATGGCGGAAATAGACGGCGCTCCGTCGTCGGagcagccgccgccgccgatttCCGACATGTTCCAGAAATTCGCGCTCGCGTTCAAGACCAAAACCTACGAGCTCTTTGCCGAGGAAGATGACTACGCCGTCGTCGACTCCGATTGCGACGTTACCCTCCTCCTCGACTCCGCCGAGGAGTCCATCCCCCACCAGAAAGTCGTCGTCATCAAACCGGAATCGGATAATTCGGATGCAGAATTGAATCGGGCTCTAATTCGGTCTCTCTTCGCCACTCTCTCATCATTTGAAGCTTCGTATTTGCAATTTCAAGCGGCGCACGTGCCGGATATCGACCAGGCCGCCCTCGAGGAAGCTGATAAGTCCATCGTTTCGATTCTGCAGAAATTGACCGAGCTGAAGAATTTGTACAGGGAATCGAAGAGAAAGGGGGCGGAGTTTAGTGGTGGTTTCGTCTTCCCCGCAGCGTCGTTCTGGGAATTTCAGGTGCAGGAGAATCAGAGCAAGCTCAGGGTTTTGGAGACGATAGTCAATACACAGCAGTCGCAGATTGATGTTAAGGATGGCGAAGCAATCGAATTGAGGAAGAAATTGGACAGGATTAGGGCTTCAAATTGCGAATTGATGCGGAAATTGGGTTTAAAAGAGGGAGGCGCAGGTTTGGGGCTTGAGGTTATGCTCACAATTAGGGTTTTCGGGGCAATGCTGCTGGATTCAGTCAAATCTATGCGGTGTTTTGTGAAATTGCTGATTGATCTGATGCGTAGAGCGGGGTGGGATTTGAAGGAAGCAGCCAATTCTGTCTATCCAGGTATGAATGTGAATTACACGAAAAAGGGCCATTTCCGGTATGCATTTCTCTCTTATGTTTGCTTAGGAATGTTTCAGAATTTTGACAAAATTGATTTCGGATTATGCAATTCTGAGATCATCTCCAATGGTAATGGCACTAAACAAATCAAAAACGGTGCAACTGATGGTGATGCCATTGATAATCTGAGGCAATTGATAGACCATGTTTCCAATAGCCCCATGGAGATGCTGAGCAAGAATCCAAAATGCGAGTTTTCGCATTTCTGTGGGAGGAAGTATGAGAAACTCATACATCCAACAATGGAGTCTTCCATCTTCAGCAACCTAGATAGGAAGGATAAGGTGCTGGATTCTTGGAAGTCGTTGAGCGTGTTCTACGAGTCGTTTGTGAGGACAGCAAGCTCGGTATGGCTGCTTCACAAGCTGGCTTATTCGTTCAAGCCTGTGATCGAGATCTTTCAGGTGGAGAGAGGGGTTGAGTTCTCGATGGTGTACATGGAGGATGCCTTGGGGAGATGTGGTCTGCCTGGGAAAAGTAAGCCGCGAGTCGGGTTCACGGTTGTGCCTGGATTCAAAGTGGGGAGAACTGTTGTTCAGTCACAGGTTTATCTCACTGACTTGAAACATGTTGAGTTGTATCAAGATTTGTGA
- the LOC121794262 gene encoding protein GRAVITROPIC IN THE LIGHT 1-like isoform X2 — protein sequence MYRFREMAEIDGAPSSEQPPPPISDMFQKFALAFKTKTYELFAEEDDYAVVDSDCDVTLLLDSAEESIPHQKVVVIKPESDNSDAELNRALIRSLFATLSSFEASYLQFQAAHVPDIDQAALEEADKSIVSILQKLTELKNLYRESKRKGAEFSGGFVFPAASFWEFQVQENQSKLRVLETIVNTQQSQIDVKDGEAIELRKKLDRIRASNCELMRKLGLKEGGAGLGLEVMLTIRVFGAMLLDSVKSMRCFVKLLIDLMRRAGWDLKEAANSVYPGMNVNYTKKGHFRYAFLSYVCLGMFQNFDKIDFGLCNSEIISNGNGTKQIKNGATDGDAIDPMEMLSKNPKCEFSHFCGRKYEKLIHPTMESSIFSNLDRKDKVLDSWKSLSVFYESFVRTASSVWLLHKLAYSFKPVIEIFQVERGVEFSMVYMEDALGRCGLPGKSKPRVGFTVVPGFKVGRTVVQSQVYLTDLKHVELYQDL from the exons ATGTATAGATTCCGAGAGATGGCGGAAATAGACGGCGCTCCGTCGTCGGagcagccgccgccgccgatttCCGACATGTTCCAGAAATTCGCGCTCGCGTTCAAGACCAAAACCTACGAGCTCTTTGCCGAGGAAGATGACTACGCCGTCGTCGACTCCGATTGCGACGTTACCCTCCTCCTCGACTCCGCCGAGGAGTCCATCCCCCACCAGAAAGTCGTCGTCATCAAACCGGAATCGGATAATTCGGATGCAGAATTGAATCGGGCTCTAATTCGGTCTCTCTTCGCCACTCTCTCATCATTTGAAGCTTCGTATTTGCAATTTCAAGCGGCGCACGTGCCGGATATCGACCAGGCCGCCCTCGAGGAAGCTGATAAGTCCATCGTTTCGATTCTGCAGAAATTGACCGAGCTGAAGAATTTGTACAGGGAATCGAAGAGAAAGGGGGCGGAGTTTAGTGGTGGTTTCGTCTTCCCCGCAGCGTCGTTCTGGGAATTTCAGGTGCAGGAGAATCAGAGCAAGCTCAGGGTTTTGGAGACGATAGTCAATACACAGCAGTCGCAGATTGATGTTAAGGATGGCGAAGCAATCGAATTGAGGAAGAAATTGGACAGGATTAGGGCTTCAAATTGCGAATTGATGCGGAAATTGGGTTTAAAAGAGGGAGGCGCAGGTTTGGGGCTTGAGGTTATGCTCACAATTAGGGTTTTCGGGGCAATGCTGCTGGATTCAGTCAAATCTATGCGGTGTTTTGTGAAATTGCTGATTGATCTGATGCGTAGAGCGGGGTGGGATTTGAAGGAAGCAGCCAATTCTGTCTATCCAGGTATGAATGTGAATTACACGAAAAAGGGCCATTTCCGGTATGCATTTCTCTCTTATGTTTGCTTAGGAATGTTTCAGAATTTTGACAAAATTGATTTCGGATTATGCAATTCTGAGATCATCTCCAATGGTAATGGCACTAAACAAATCAAAAACGGTGCAACTGATGGTGATGCCATTGAT CCCATGGAGATGCTGAGCAAGAATCCAAAATGCGAGTTTTCGCATTTCTGTGGGAGGAAGTATGAGAAACTCATACATCCAACAATGGAGTCTTCCATCTTCAGCAACCTAGATAGGAAGGATAAGGTGCTGGATTCTTGGAAGTCGTTGAGCGTGTTCTACGAGTCGTTTGTGAGGACAGCAAGCTCGGTATGGCTGCTTCACAAGCTGGCTTATTCGTTCAAGCCTGTGATCGAGATCTTTCAGGTGGAGAGAGGGGTTGAGTTCTCGATGGTGTACATGGAGGATGCCTTGGGGAGATGTGGTCTGCCTGGGAAAAGTAAGCCGCGAGTCGGGTTCACGGTTGTGCCTGGATTCAAAGTGGGGAGAACTGTTGTTCAGTCACAGGTTTATCTCACTGACTTGAAACATGTTGAGTTGTATCAAGATTTGTGA
- the LOC121794274 gene encoding axial regulator YABBY 1-like: MSSSSAAFAAPDHHHHHHLSPSEQLGYVHCTYCNTVLAVGVPCTSLFKTVTVRCGNCSNLLSVTVDMRGLLLPPANQLHLGHSFFSPQNLLEEIRSSPSNLLPNPNEPLMPIHELPKPPVANRPPEKRQRVPSAYNRFIKDEIQRIKAGNPDISHREAFSAAAKNWAHFPHIHFGLMPDQPVKKQNVCQQEGDDVVMMKDGFLSAAANVGVSPY; this comes from the exons ATGTCCTCTTCCTCCGCCGCCTTCGCCGCTCccgaccaccaccaccaccaccacctctccCCCTCCGAGCAGCTCGGCTACGTCCATTGCACCTACTGCAACACCGTCCTCGCT GTGGGGGTGCCGTGCACGAGCCTGTTCAAGACCGTGACGGTGCGATGCGGCAACTGCTCCAACCTCCTCTCCGTCACCGTCGACATGCGCGGCCTCCTCCTCCCGCCGGCGAATCAGCTCCACCTCGGCCACTCCTTCTTCTCCCCCCAGAATCTCCTc GAGGAGATCCGAAGCTCGCCTTCCAACCTGCTGCCGAATCCCAACGAGCCATTGATGCCGATCCACGAGCTCCCCAAGCCTCCCGTAGCTAACAGAC CACCGGAGAAAAGACAGAGAGTGCCATCTGCTTACAACCGGTTCATCAA GGACGAGATCCAACGTATCAAAGCTGGAAACCCTGATATTAGCCACAGAGAGGCGTTCAGTGCCGCTGCAAAAAAT TGGGCCCACTTTCCTCATATTCACTTCGGACTGATGCCTGATCAACCCGTGAAGAAGCAAAATGTGTGTCAACAG GAAGGAGATGATGTTGTGATGATGAAAGATGGGTTTCTTTCTGCTGCTGCAAACGTGGGCGTGTCTCCCTACTAA